The Flavobacterium sp. HJ-32-4 genome contains a region encoding:
- a CDS encoding ribonucleoside-diphosphate reductase subunit alpha — protein sequence MYVVKRDGKREPVMFDKITERVKVLCYGLNELVDPVKVAMRVIEGLYDGVTTSELDNLAAETAAAMTVTHPDYAQLAARIAVSNLHKNTKKSFSETMSDMYHYVNPRTGKASPLVSDEAYEVIMANAERLDSAIIYTRDFGYDYFGFKTLERSYLLKINGKIVERPQHMLMRVSVGIHLDDIDSAIETYELMSKKFFTHATPTLFNAGTPKPQMSSCFLLAMQDDSIDGIYDTLKQTAKISQSAGGIGLSIHNIRATGSYIRGTNGTSNGIVPMLRVFNDTARYVDQGGGKRKGSFAIYVEPWHADIFDFLDLRKNHGKEEMRTRDLFLGMWIPDLFMKRVQEDGLWTLMCPNECPGLYDVHSEEFDALYTKYEAENRGRKTVKAREIWEKILESQIETGLPYMLYKDAANRKSNQKNLGTIRSSNLCTEIIEYTSKDEIAVCNLASISLPMFIENGKFDHQKLYDVTKRVTRNLNKVIDRNYYPLIEAENSNMRHRPVGLGVQGLADAFIMLRMPFTSDEAKQLNQEVFETLYFAAVTASMEMAKEEGPYSTFEGSPISKGEFQFNLWGLKDSDLSGRWDWASLRKEVMEHGVRNSLLVAPMPTASTSQILGNNEAFEPYTSNIYTRRTLSGEFIVVNKHLLEDLVEAGIWNETLKQEIMRNNGSIQSIDQIPQDIKDLYKTVWEMSMKDILDMSRQRGYFIDQSQSLNLFMEGANYAKLTSMHFYAWQSGLKTGMYYLRTKSAVDAIKFTLNNDKKEQAVAEPAAVAVTVEENEAMSAEEFRAMLERSKNAGPEDCEMCGS from the coding sequence ATGTATGTAGTAAAAAGAGACGGCAAGCGGGAGCCGGTGATGTTCGATAAAATCACGGAACGGGTTAAAGTGTTGTGCTACGGGCTCAACGAATTGGTCGATCCGGTAAAGGTGGCCATGCGCGTAATCGAAGGATTGTATGACGGCGTCACCACATCGGAACTTGATAACCTGGCAGCTGAAACCGCGGCGGCCATGACGGTGACGCACCCTGATTATGCCCAGTTGGCGGCACGTATCGCCGTGTCGAACCTGCACAAAAACACCAAGAAGTCGTTCTCTGAGACGATGTCGGATATGTACCACTACGTGAACCCACGCACCGGAAAGGCATCGCCGCTGGTGTCGGATGAGGCCTACGAAGTGATCATGGCGAACGCCGAACGTCTTGACTCGGCTATCATCTATACCCGTGATTTCGGTTACGATTACTTCGGCTTCAAAACGCTTGAGCGCTCGTACCTGCTGAAAATCAACGGCAAGATCGTAGAACGTCCGCAGCACATGCTGATGCGGGTGTCGGTGGGAATTCACCTCGACGACATCGATTCGGCGATCGAAACATATGAGCTGATGTCGAAGAAGTTCTTCACCCACGCCACACCTACGCTTTTCAATGCCGGTACACCGAAACCACAAATGTCTTCCTGCTTCCTTCTGGCGATGCAGGACGACTCAATCGACGGCATCTATGATACATTGAAGCAAACGGCGAAAATTTCGCAGTCGGCGGGTGGTATCGGGCTTTCGATCCACAACATCCGCGCTACCGGATCGTATATCCGCGGCACCAACGGTACGTCAAACGGAATTGTGCCGATGCTGCGCGTGTTCAATGACACCGCGCGTTATGTCGACCAGGGCGGCGGTAAGCGGAAAGGATCGTTTGCGATTTATGTGGAACCATGGCACGCCGACATCTTTGACTTCCTTGACCTTCGTAAAAACCACGGAAAGGAAGAGATGCGTACGCGTGACCTGTTCCTTGGGATGTGGATTCCGGATTTGTTCATGAAACGCGTACAGGAAGATGGCCTGTGGACGTTGATGTGCCCGAACGAGTGTCCGGGTCTCTACGACGTGCACAGCGAGGAATTCGATGCGTTGTATACGAAATATGAAGCGGAGAACCGCGGACGTAAGACGGTAAAGGCACGTGAGATTTGGGAAAAAATCCTGGAATCACAGATCGAAACCGGACTTCCGTATATGTTGTATAAAGATGCGGCCAACCGCAAGTCGAACCAGAAGAACCTGGGTACGATCCGTTCGTCGAACCTGTGTACGGAGATCATCGAGTATACCTCGAAGGACGAGATTGCCGTGTGTAACCTCGCGTCGATTTCGCTGCCGATGTTTATCGAAAACGGCAAGTTCGACCACCAGAAACTCTATGATGTCACCAAGCGTGTGACGCGCAACCTGAACAAGGTGATCGACCGGAACTATTATCCGTTGATCGAGGCCGAGAATTCGAACATGCGCCACCGTCCGGTCGGATTGGGAGTGCAGGGTCTTGCCGATGCCTTTATCATGCTCCGTATGCCGTTCACCAGCGACGAGGCGAAGCAGTTGAACCAGGAGGTCTTCGAAACGCTCTACTTTGCCGCCGTTACCGCCTCTATGGAAATGGCGAAGGAGGAAGGACCGTATTCAACCTTCGAGGGATCACCGATTTCAAAAGGGGAGTTCCAATTCAACCTGTGGGGATTGAAAGATTCGGATTTGTCGGGTCGGTGGGACTGGGCCTCGCTTCGTAAGGAAGTGATGGAGCATGGAGTTCGCAACTCGCTGCTCGTGGCGCCGATGCCAACCGCATCTACCTCACAGATTTTAGGGAACAACGAGGCGTTTGAACCGTATACGTCGAACATCTATACCCGTCGTACGCTGTCGGGCGAGTTCATCGTTGTCAACAAACACTTGCTCGAAGACCTGGTGGAAGCCGGTATCTGGAACGAAACACTGAAACAGGAAATCATGCGGAACAACGGGTCGATCCAAAGCATTGACCAGATTCCGCAGGATATCAAAGACCTTTATAAGACCGTGTGGGAGATGTCGATGAAAGACATTCTTGACATGTCGCGTCAGCGCGGGTACTTCATTGATCAGTCGCAATCGCTCAACCTGTTCATGGAGGGCGCGAACTATGCGAAACTCACGTCGATGCACTTCTACGCCTGGCAGTCAGGCCTGAAGACAGGTATGTATTACCTGCGTACGAAATCGGCGGTGGATGCCATCAAGTTTACCCTCAACAACGACAAAAAAGAACAAGCCGTGGCTGAACCGGCTGCCGTGGCGGTTACCGTTGAGGAGAATGAGGCCATGTC
- a CDS encoding ribonucleotide-diphosphate reductase subunit beta has product MAAIEPILTENKNRFVIFPIKHHDIWEWYKKMEASFWTAEEIDLHQDLNDWNNKLTADEKYFVKHILAFFAASDGIVNENLAENFVNEVQYPEAKFFYGFQIMMENIHSETYSLLIDTYVKDEVEKDKLFHAIEVFPAIKKKADWALRWIQSDSFAERLIAFAAVEGIFFSGAFCSIFWLKKRGLMPGLTFSNELISRDEGVHCDFAVHLHNHHLVNKVPKARIKEIIVDALNIEREFVTESLPVSLIGMNAALMTQYLEFVADRLLVELGCDRVYNGSNPFDFMDMISLQGKTNFFEKRVSEYQKAGVLSKDADSQKITFDADF; this is encoded by the coding sequence ATGGCAGCGATTGAACCGATATTGACGGAAAACAAGAACCGTTTTGTAATATTTCCTATCAAACACCACGATATCTGGGAATGGTACAAGAAAATGGAGGCCAGTTTCTGGACTGCCGAGGAAATCGACCTGCACCAGGATCTCAACGACTGGAACAACAAGCTGACGGCGGATGAAAAATATTTCGTCAAGCACATCCTGGCGTTTTTCGCAGCATCGGATGGCATCGTGAACGAGAACCTCGCCGAGAATTTCGTGAATGAGGTGCAGTATCCGGAAGCGAAGTTCTTCTATGGTTTCCAGATCATGATGGAGAACATCCACAGCGAAACCTACTCGCTGCTCATCGATACGTATGTAAAGGATGAAGTGGAAAAAGACAAATTGTTCCATGCCATCGAAGTGTTTCCGGCCATCAAGAAGAAAGCCGATTGGGCCCTTCGCTGGATACAATCGGATTCGTTTGCCGAGCGCCTCATCGCATTTGCTGCCGTAGAAGGCATCTTCTTCTCGGGGGCTTTCTGCTCGATCTTTTGGTTGAAGAAACGCGGACTTATGCCCGGACTTACGTTCTCAAACGAGTTGATCTCGCGTGACGAAGGCGTTCACTGCGATTTCGCCGTACACCTCCACAACCATCACCTGGTGAACAAAGTGCCGAAGGCGCGTATCAAGGAGATTATCGTGGATGCATTGAACATTGAGAGGGAATTCGTTACCGAGTCGTTGCCGGTCAGCCTCATCGGGATGAATGCGGCGCTGATGACACAATACCTCGAGTTCGTAGCCGACCGTTTGTTAGTGGAACTGGGTTGCGACCGCGTATACAACGGATCCAATCCGTTTGATTTCATGGACATGATCTCGCTGCAGGGGAAAACCAATTTCTTCGAGAAGCGGGTATCGGAATACCAGAAAGCCGGCGTGTTGTCAAAAGATGCCGACTCACAAAAAATCACGTTCGACGCCGATTTCTAG
- a CDS encoding PhoX family protein, with translation MKNTIFPLIGAAALLVAGCNDDNGPGVNKNIDFTTTSSVPPLVYPMTGFEDMEITTLISSEDILPESPNFVYGAQPDGAGLMKDPDSDGYILISNHEILKSVSRVYLDKAFKPVKGEYIVDGIGGMTRLCSATLATPSIHGFGPMFLTAGESGEESLVHGIDPFSPTSDRARTDRVLPALGKASMENAVPLPKGVYGNKTVILIGEDQSYSSAHTSAGQLIMYVSNTVGDLENGKLYVLKRNDGNQVETAITVGTEYPVSWVEIPNAKNLTGAVINTTANSLGAIRFSRVEDVDYRKGSKSNNREIYFTATGQASAGQPVEGYTMWGRVYRLKMDANDPLKGVIDLVAEGDSTPGTGLINPDNLCVTENFVYIQEDGDSYYTAAQHDSYIWQYNIASKALKPWLNMNHKRNDAAWNSRFNQTNEMRYGSWEYGAMIDISDIIGVPNTFMVNIHPHTWQKDAFLNADGSGTNTNKEGGQTVIIRNVER, from the coding sequence ATGAAAAACACTATTTTTCCACTGATCGGCGCAGCTGCCCTGCTCGTCGCAGGATGTAATGACGACAACGGCCCCGGCGTCAACAAGAACATCGACTTTACTACCACTTCATCGGTACCGCCTTTGGTGTACCCAATGACCGGATTCGAAGACATGGAGATCACCACCCTGATTTCCAGCGAAGACATCCTTCCGGAATCACCGAACTTCGTGTATGGTGCACAGCCGGATGGTGCCGGACTTATGAAAGACCCAGACAGCGATGGCTACATCCTGATTTCCAACCACGAAATCCTGAAATCGGTATCGCGCGTGTACCTTGATAAGGCTTTCAAACCGGTTAAAGGCGAATACATCGTAGACGGTATCGGCGGCATGACCCGTTTGTGTTCGGCTACGCTCGCAACGCCGAGTATCCATGGCTTTGGCCCCATGTTCCTCACAGCCGGCGAAAGTGGCGAGGAAAGTCTGGTGCACGGCATCGATCCGTTTAGCCCGACAAGCGATCGCGCCCGCACAGACCGTGTGCTTCCGGCCCTTGGCAAAGCCTCAATGGAGAACGCCGTTCCGCTTCCGAAAGGCGTTTATGGCAACAAAACGGTCATCCTCATCGGCGAAGACCAATCCTACTCTTCGGCACACACCAGCGCCGGTCAGCTCATCATGTATGTCAGCAACACCGTGGGCGACCTTGAAAACGGCAAACTGTATGTCCTGAAGCGCAATGACGGCAACCAGGTCGAAACCGCGATAACAGTAGGTACTGAATATCCGGTCTCATGGGTCGAAATCCCTAATGCGAAAAACCTCACCGGAGCGGTCATCAATACTACGGCCAACAGCCTGGGCGCAATTCGCTTCTCACGTGTGGAAGATGTCGACTACCGCAAAGGAAGCAAGTCGAACAACCGCGAAATCTATTTCACCGCGACAGGTCAGGCAAGCGCCGGCCAGCCGGTTGAAGGTTATACGATGTGGGGACGCGTCTACCGTCTGAAAATGGACGCCAACGATCCGTTGAAAGGCGTTATTGATCTTGTAGCCGAAGGTGACAGTACGCCGGGAACAGGCCTTATCAATCCTGATAACCTTTGTGTGACCGAAAACTTCGTGTACATCCAGGAAGACGGCGACAGCTACTATACGGCCGCACAGCACGATTCTTATATCTGGCAGTACAACATTGCGAGCAAGGCTTTGAAGCCGTGGCTTAACATGAACCACAAACGCAACGATGCCGCTTGGAACAGCCGTTTCAACCAGACCAACGAAATGCGTTATGGCAGTTGGGAATATGGCGCGATGATCGACATTTCAGATATCATTGGCGTACCCAACACCTTTATGGTTAACATCCACCCGCACACCTGGCAGAAAGATGCCTTCCTGAATGCTGACGGCAGTGGCACGAACACCAATAAGGAAGGTGGCCAAACCGTTATCATCCGCAACGTAGAACGATAG
- a CDS encoding cytochrome-c peroxidase, with product MKYLSFFITLLLCCGCQNEPRSLTVKESLLRNIDSLESEVVHFRDLAKQGATEAELAGAFRQCRLLYKKTEWAVEYFQPSVARFINGPALDETEAEENRFFPPGGFQVVEELLFPSYDGANRDELVREIGVLLSNIRQIRTHLDAVNLSDDYVVDALQQEFARIVALGITGFDSPVALYSIPETEAALASAKELLPLLQSHAASDPLEKALAYAHAFCASHRSFNSFNRADFMTRHMIPIGREMLVFRKRNHIRAVNRNEVVRNDKATFFDADAFNPDAFIPSGEYAYSAEKAALGEALFYDTRLSKSNDRSCATCHHPEKAFTDGLATNHALSGKNLARNTPTLTYAGFQNALFWDLRQPDLEKQSLDVINNKEEMHGTLEDMLPLVNSDKKYGALWQAAFPNERNAKNWQLQNALATYIRSLSPFDSRFDAYMRGDARRLTRTEIAGLNLFMGKAKCATCHFVPLFNGTVPPRYAKTEQEVLGTPETLSETAISDDPGRYGITQLPQFRNAFKTPTLRNVAVTAPYMHNGVYRTLEQVVEFYNKGGGRGLGYPVDNQTLPDDPLNLTKHEKAQLVAFLKTLTDSKYAQKQK from the coding sequence ATGAAATACCTCTCCTTTTTTATCACCCTGCTTCTATGCTGCGGATGCCAAAATGAACCCCGCAGCCTGACCGTAAAAGAAAGCCTTCTTCGAAACATCGATTCGCTTGAATCGGAAGTGGTTCATTTCCGCGACCTGGCGAAACAAGGTGCAACGGAAGCCGAACTCGCCGGCGCGTTCCGCCAATGCAGGCTCCTGTATAAGAAAACCGAATGGGCGGTCGAGTATTTCCAACCTTCGGTGGCCCGTTTTATTAATGGTCCGGCGCTGGATGAAACCGAAGCCGAGGAAAACCGTTTTTTCCCTCCGGGCGGCTTCCAGGTGGTGGAAGAGCTGCTCTTTCCTTCGTATGACGGTGCGAATCGTGACGAACTGGTTCGCGAAATCGGCGTACTGCTTTCGAATATCCGTCAAATCCGCACCCATTTGGACGCTGTAAACCTAAGCGACGACTATGTGGTGGACGCCCTGCAACAGGAATTCGCCCGAATCGTGGCGCTGGGCATCACTGGTTTCGATTCGCCGGTTGCGTTATACTCGATTCCCGAAACAGAAGCGGCCCTCGCTTCCGCCAAGGAACTGTTACCACTACTGCAATCGCACGCAGCGTCCGACCCTCTCGAGAAGGCGTTGGCCTATGCACACGCATTCTGCGCATCCCACCGATCTTTCAACTCGTTCAACCGTGCCGATTTCATGACCCGCCATATGATACCGATTGGACGTGAAATGCTGGTCTTTCGCAAACGGAACCATATCCGGGCGGTGAACCGCAATGAAGTCGTGCGCAACGACAAAGCAACGTTCTTTGACGCCGATGCGTTCAATCCGGATGCCTTTATTCCGTCGGGGGAATACGCCTACTCGGCGGAAAAAGCCGCATTGGGTGAAGCGCTCTTCTACGACACCCGCCTGTCGAAAAGCAATGACCGCAGTTGTGCTACCTGCCATCACCCGGAAAAAGCCTTTACGGATGGCCTGGCGACCAATCACGCGCTTTCTGGGAAAAACCTCGCGCGGAATACCCCCACCCTTACGTATGCAGGCTTCCAAAATGCGTTGTTTTGGGACCTGAGACAGCCGGACCTCGAAAAACAGAGCCTGGACGTAATTAACAACAAAGAGGAGATGCACGGAACGCTCGAGGACATGCTGCCCCTGGTGAACAGCGACAAAAAATACGGGGCCCTGTGGCAAGCCGCCTTTCCTAACGAACGCAACGCAAAGAACTGGCAATTGCAGAACGCCTTGGCTACCTATATTCGAAGCCTAAGCCCCTTCGACTCGCGTTTTGACGCCTACATGCGGGGCGATGCCCGTCGACTGACCCGAACGGAAATTGCGGGCCTGAACCTGTTTATGGGCAAGGCGAAATGTGCTACCTGTCATTTTGTGCCGCTTTTCAACGGAACCGTGCCGCCGCGCTACGCCAAAACCGAACAGGAAGTACTCGGCACACCCGAAACGCTCTCAGAAACCGCCATCAGTGATGACCCGGGACGGTATGGCATCACCCAATTACCGCAATTCAGGAACGCCTTCAAAACGCCGACACTTCGGAACGTGGCCGTTACGGCACCGTACATGCATAATGGCGTTTACCGCACACTGGAACAGGTAGTGGAATTCTATAACAAAGGAGGTGGGCGCGGACTGGGCTATCCTGTCGACAACCAAACGTTACCGGACGACCCTTTGAATCTCACGAAACACGAGAAAGCGCAGCTTGTGGCATTTCTTAAGACGCTGACCGACTCGAAATATGCCCAAAAACAGAAGTGA
- a CDS encoding DUF3109 family protein, with translation MFQLGKTIISEDILEKEFVCNLSACHGACCVDGDAGAPLLESETRVLEDIYDKVKPFLRPEGIAAIEAQGTWVTGTDGTLETPLIDNKDCAYVIFDGKTALCGIEQAYNQGLVSWKKPVSCHLYPVRVKDFSEFAAVNYDRWDICDPACALGAELEVPVYKFVKEALIRRFGEDWYMELEKVALELKSGR, from the coding sequence ATGTTCCAACTTGGCAAAACCATTATATCCGAAGACATCCTTGAGAAGGAGTTTGTCTGTAACTTATCGGCCTGCCACGGCGCTTGTTGTGTAGATGGCGATGCCGGTGCGCCCCTGCTTGAAAGCGAGACCCGCGTGCTTGAGGACATCTATGATAAAGTGAAGCCCTTCCTACGCCCAGAGGGTATTGCCGCTATCGAAGCACAAGGCACCTGGGTGACGGGCACCGACGGCACACTCGAAACGCCACTAATCGACAACAAAGATTGTGCATACGTGATCTTCGATGGAAAAACGGCGCTGTGCGGTATCGAACAAGCCTATAACCAAGGACTTGTCAGTTGGAAGAAGCCCGTTTCATGCCACCTCTATCCCGTTCGGGTCAAGGATTTCTCGGAATTCGCCGCGGTAAACTACGACCGATGGGACATCTGCGATCCGGCCTGTGCGCTGGGTGCCGAACTCGAAGTGCCCGTCTATAAATTCGTGAAGGAAGCACTAATCCGGCGTTTTGGCGAAGACTGGTACATGGAACTCGAAAAAGTGGCCCTCGAACTCAAATCGGGTCGGTAA
- a CDS encoding MarC family protein, with product MSFDFKEIVTISMVLFAVIDVVGTIPVLVDLRSKFGHIESEKASLTAGAIMIVFLFIGEELLKLMGVDVNSFAVAGSFVLFFLALEMILGIRIYRDEDPGSASIVPIAFPLIAGAGTMTTLLSLRAQYAAPNILVAIVLNIILVYAVLKSSGKIERALGKSGLGVVRKTFGVVLLAIAVKLFAANVKALFV from the coding sequence ATGTCATTCGATTTCAAGGAAATAGTAACCATCAGCATGGTGTTGTTCGCCGTGATCGACGTCGTAGGCACCATTCCCGTACTGGTTGACCTACGCTCGAAGTTTGGCCATATCGAATCAGAGAAAGCGTCATTGACGGCCGGCGCCATTATGATTGTCTTCCTGTTTATCGGCGAGGAATTGCTGAAGCTCATGGGGGTTGATGTCAATTCGTTCGCTGTTGCCGGTTCCTTCGTACTCTTCTTTCTTGCCCTTGAAATGATCCTTGGCATCCGGATTTATCGCGACGAAGATCCTGGTTCAGCATCTATCGTTCCTATCGCCTTTCCCCTGATTGCGGGAGCGGGCACCATGACAACGCTACTGTCGCTCCGCGCCCAATATGCGGCCCCGAATATCCTGGTGGCAATCGTGCTGAATATCATATTGGTTTATGCGGTGCTGAAATCATCCGGTAAGATTGAGCGGGCACTTGGCAAAAGTGGACTCGGGGTCGTACGGAAGACCTTCGGTGTTGTGCTTCTCGCCATCGCCGTTAAATTATTTGCCGCGAATGTTAAAGCATTGTTCGTATAA
- a CDS encoding FAD-dependent oxidoreductase — protein sequence MFDVLIVGGGAAGMSCALVLGSAHTKPYAAERKIGVFVHQKASALQDGLYNNAYGIAPGTLGADLLLNSRSHLASQYPHVVQIENEKVMAVNGQYPDFEVVTNKGSYRTREVVIAVGSSSAFFIEGLTEFVMPHQKAAPEKNRIQLRNTDHLVAQGLYVAGTLAGWRSQLAIAAGSGAAVATDILTNWNDGKPSQVHDSTRAH from the coding sequence ATGTTCGACGTACTGATTGTAGGTGGCGGTGCCGCCGGCATGTCATGCGCCCTGGTATTGGGTTCGGCCCACACCAAACCCTACGCTGCCGAACGAAAGATCGGTGTTTTCGTCCACCAAAAGGCATCCGCCTTGCAAGACGGCCTCTACAACAATGCCTATGGTATCGCACCCGGAACACTCGGAGCCGACCTTCTTCTCAACAGCCGCTCGCACCTGGCGTCACAGTACCCGCATGTGGTGCAAATCGAGAATGAAAAGGTCATGGCTGTGAACGGGCAGTATCCAGATTTTGAAGTGGTGACCAACAAAGGTTCGTATCGCACACGAGAAGTGGTAATCGCTGTCGGTTCTTCCTCCGCTTTTTTCATTGAAGGATTAACAGAATTCGTCATGCCGCACCAAAAAGCAGCACCTGAGAAAAATCGCATACAGTTGCGGAATACCGATCATTTGGTGGCGCAGGGTCTTTACGTAGCCGGCACACTTGCTGGATGGAGAAGCCAATTGGCCATCGCTGCCGGCAGTGGTGCAGCCGTAGCCACTGACATCCTTACAAACTGGAACGACGGCAAACCGTCACAGGTGCACGACAGTACCCGCGCCCACTAG
- a CDS encoding S41 family peptidase, which translates to MKKNTNYLPLLLFTTLALGVLLGSLLNFPIRDQLLSGNSKKEKLNKLIDFIDTEYVDEVNTDSIVDITVNSILEKLDPHSVYIAENEMQEVAENMKGDFVGIGVNFLMLRDTLTVVKPVEGGPSERAGIKAGDRLLYADRDRLFGKKIQGDSLFSKLKGQEGSEVTLTVYRKTENRKFKVKLRRGVVPIKSVDVALMIDRTTGYIKVNRFAETTFREFHEGLLKLKKKGMRSLVLDLRDNGGGYLERAVEIADEFLKDKQPIVFTKDRHGKVDKTLATDAGSFEAGKIYVLLNENSASASEILAGAIQDNDRGYIVGRRSFGKGLVQREMDFGDGSAVRLTVARYYTPTGRSIQKSYKSGTEAYYKDFDHRFENGELYDKDSIKIADTLKFKTPKGRIVYGGGGIVPDIFVPLEASQGDEETLYLMQSGSPSNYVFEELEKDRLAFDSLSFDALVARMKSTDRYIEGFRKYIAQAGYDLKIHDPELVRRYLTAEFARQLFSDEKYYQVVLQGDPMIKAVKEASEKKS; encoded by the coding sequence ATGAAGAAAAACACGAACTACCTTCCGCTTCTCCTTTTTACCACCCTTGCCCTTGGGGTGCTGCTGGGTTCGCTGTTGAACTTTCCCATACGCGACCAGTTGCTGTCAGGTAACAGTAAGAAGGAAAAGCTCAATAAACTCATTGATTTCATTGATACGGAATACGTTGATGAGGTGAATACCGATTCCATCGTCGACATTACGGTCAACAGCATACTCGAAAAACTTGACCCACATTCCGTGTACATTGCCGAAAACGAAATGCAGGAAGTAGCCGAAAACATGAAAGGTGATTTTGTGGGCATCGGTGTAAATTTTCTCATGCTTCGCGACACGCTGACGGTGGTCAAGCCAGTGGAAGGGGGGCCGTCGGAGCGTGCGGGCATTAAGGCGGGTGACCGTCTGTTATATGCCGATCGCGATCGTTTGTTTGGAAAGAAGATACAGGGTGACTCGCTTTTCTCTAAGTTAAAAGGGCAGGAAGGATCCGAAGTGACGCTTACCGTCTACCGAAAAACCGAGAACAGGAAGTTCAAAGTAAAGCTGCGACGAGGCGTCGTTCCTATTAAAAGTGTCGATGTGGCACTGATGATTGACCGCACGACGGGCTATATCAAAGTCAACCGGTTTGCGGAAACGACGTTCCGGGAGTTCCATGAAGGCTTGCTGAAACTAAAGAAGAAAGGCATGCGCAGCCTGGTGCTTGATCTTCGTGATAACGGCGGCGGCTACCTGGAACGTGCAGTGGAAATCGCGGACGAATTCCTGAAAGACAAGCAACCTATCGTCTTTACCAAAGACCGACACGGCAAGGTCGACAAAACCTTGGCGACGGATGCCGGCAGCTTTGAGGCGGGAAAAATCTATGTGTTATTGAATGAGAACTCTGCTTCTGCGAGCGAAATCCTGGCGGGCGCGATACAAGACAATGACCGCGGGTATATCGTCGGTCGACGTTCGTTTGGAAAAGGATTGGTGCAGCGCGAAATGGACTTCGGCGATGGTTCGGCCGTGCGCCTTACCGTGGCGCGGTATTATACACCGACGGGACGATCGATCCAGAAGTCGTATAAATCCGGAACGGAAGCCTACTACAAAGACTTCGACCACCGATTTGAAAACGGCGAACTCTACGATAAAGACAGTATCAAAATTGCCGATACCCTTAAGTTCAAGACGCCGAAAGGACGCATTGTATATGGCGGCGGTGGTATCGTACCCGATATTTTCGTACCGCTCGAGGCAAGTCAGGGCGACGAAGAGACCCTATATCTGATGCAGTCTGGAAGTCCGTCAAACTATGTGTTCGAAGAATTGGAAAAAGACCGTCTGGCCTTCGACTCACTGTCTTTCGATGCGTTGGTAGCCCGTATGAAAAGCACGGATCGCTATATTGAAGGTTTCCGGAAATACATTGCCCAGGCAGGTTATGACCTCAAGATACACGACCCCGAACTCGTCAGGCGTTACCTTACCGCGGAGTTTGCGCGTCAGTTGTTTTCGGATGAAAAATACTACCAGGTAGTGCTGCAGGGAGACCCGATGATCAAAGCCGTAAAAGAAGCTTCGGAAAAGAAATCCTAG
- a CDS encoding dCMP deaminase family protein — translation MDTVKRHKYDTAYLRIAREWAQLSYCERRKVGAIIVKDRMIISDGYNGTPSGFENCCEDNDGMTHWYVLHAEANAILKVAGSTQSCEGATLYITMSPCRECSKLIHQSGITRVVYQERYKDDSGLQFLAKAGVEVEHIALPDEKP, via the coding sequence ATGGATACCGTAAAACGACATAAATACGACACCGCTTACCTACGCATCGCGCGGGAATGGGCCCAGTTGTCGTACTGCGAGCGTCGAAAGGTGGGCGCGATCATAGTGAAAGACCGCATGATCATCTCTGATGGCTACAACGGCACGCCCAGCGGATTCGAGAATTGCTGCGAAGACAATGACGGAATGACCCATTGGTATGTGCTGCATGCGGAGGCCAATGCCATATTGAAGGTAGCGGGTTCCACCCAATCCTGCGAAGGCGCGACCCTCTATATTACCATGTCGCCATGCCGCGAATGCAGTAAATTGATCCATCAGTCGGGTATTACGCGAGTGGTGTACCAAGAACGTTATAAAGATGATTCGGGATTGCAGTTCCTGGCCAAGGCGGGTGTCGAGGTCGAACATATTGCCTTACCTGACGAAAAACCATGA